A segment of the Salvia hispanica cultivar TCC Black 2014 unplaced genomic scaffold, UniMelb_Shisp_WGS_1.0 HiC_scaffold_167, whole genome shotgun sequence genome:
AATCCGTTTGGCTTTGACCACACGCTCACAGCTGGCGTCATTAGTGGTTTGAATAGAGACATAAACAGTCAAACTGGTGTTACGATAGGTGGAGGTATTCAAACTGATGCTGCTATCAATCCTGGAAACAGGTTCTAGTTTTGGTCATGGGATCTGTCTAGATGTTTGGTCTCAGCATAAAACTGTTTCCTTTAGGATTCGATCTTGTATTTTCTGTGATGTGCAGTGGTGGTCCTTTATTGGACTCTAAAGGAAATTTGATTGGGATCAACACTGCGATATTTACTCAGACAGGTTTGTTCTatccactctctctctctctctcatgaaTAAAAGAAGTTAGGCCgacatatatacacattactCTTGGAACATGGATAAATGGTGTCttgttaattcattttttaacgTGACACAATAGGTACATCTGCTGGTGTTGGCTTCGCGATCCCTTCATCAACTGTGGTAAAGATAGTTCCTCAGCTGATCCAGTTTGGCAAAGTATGTGTTTGCTTTTTAGGTCCCGGAattctatcttattttttactaaGAGTATGGCACTCCAATTTATGGACGAAATTCAGTGTACTTATAATGTAATCAACGCATGCTAGGTTGTTCGAGCTGGTTTGAATGTTGAAATTGCACCTGATCTTATTGCGAGCCAACTCAATGTTCGAAAGGGAGCTTTAATTTTGCAGGTACTTCCTATTTTTCCCAATTAGTCATAATATTTTGATCTCAACGAAGAGGGAATCAATGATATTACCGCACCGTTTCTGCAACGCTGTAGGTTCCCAAAGATAGTTTAGCAGCTAAGGCCGGGCTTCTACCAACCACAAGGGGTTTTGCTGGTAATATAGTACTCGGTGACATAATTGTGGCTGTGAATGACAAACCCGTAAGCCCCTTTTCACTCCACTCACTTATCTATCCCTCTCATTTAGCAACGAACGATATCAGCATACCATATCAAGGTCTACTGCTTAGGACATTACCTCCATGCTATACACTATGCCACTTCTAGCATTCATTTTCTAACAAAAGCAACTTATACTATCAGTATTCGAAACTCGTGTTTCCTAAATTCTCAGTGTTGTATGATTTGGGTGCAGATAAAGAACAGGGGAGAGTTATACAAGACATTGGATGAGTATAATATAGGAGAGAAAGTAGTGTTCAAAATCCAGAGGGGCAATGACAATTTGGAGGTGCCATTTGTTTTAGAGGAAACTAAGGCATGATTTGGCCCTTCCTCTTCTTCACTGCAGCAAGCCATTGTTGGTGGAGTTGatcattcttttttctttttatatgttttttccCTAATTTTCTAGAGTATAGTATGATTTGATAGAGACATATTTCTTGGTATATATTTGCACTTCCTTAAGCAGTTAAACAATCTCTGTCTTCAATcaagaaaa
Coding sequences within it:
- the LOC125198538 gene encoding protease Do-like 8, chloroplastic isoform X3; this encodes MVEIPEGNGSGVVWDDQGHIVTNYHVIGNSLSRNPSTGQVVARVNILASEGIQKNFEGKLVGADRAKDLAILKVEAPQELLRPINVGSSLSLKVGQQCLAIGNPFGFDHTLTAGVISGLNRDINSQTGVTIGGGIQTDAAINPGNSGGPLLDSKGNLIGINTAIFTQTGTSAGVGFAIPSSTVVKIVPQLIQFGKVVRAGLNVEIAPDLIASQLNVRKGALILQVPKDSLAAKAGLLPTTRGFAGNIVLGDIIVAVNDKPIKNRGELYKTLDEYNIGEKVVFKIQRGNDNLEVPFVLEETKA
- the LOC125198538 gene encoding protease Do-like 8, chloroplastic isoform X2: MDILFLREAYALGDPSVTVEQVTPSVFPAGALFPSEERIVKLFERNTYSVVNIFDVTLRPQLNITGMVEIPEGNGSGVVWDDQGHIVTNYHVIGNSLSRNPSTGQVVARVNILASEGIQKNFEGKLVGADRAKDLAILKVEAPQELLRPINVGSSLSLKVGQQCLAIGNPFGFDHTLTAGVISGLNRDINSQTGVTIGGGIQTDAAINPGNSGGPLLDSKGNLIGINTAIFTQTGTSAGVGFAIPSSTVVKIVPQLIQFGKVVRAGLNVEIAPDLIASQLNVRKGALILQVPKDSLAAKAGLLPTTRGFAGNIVLGDIIVAVNDKPIKNRGELYKTLDEYNIGEKVVFKIQRGNDNLEVPFVLEETKA